Proteins found in one Subtercola endophyticus genomic segment:
- a CDS encoding Nif3-like dinuclear metal center hexameric protein encodes MSVTVREVNAVIEGLWPVEHAEPWDAPGLLSGDPQAEVTSIRLAVDAVAETVDEAVAAGDDLLLVHHPLLLRGVTTVAETTYKGSMLARLIRGGCALVAAHTNADIVDNGVSSVIARRLGLANEVALVAGAVPGTGLGRAGDLAEPVTLGRLALILAELLPATATGIRVSGGYDTPISRVALCGGAGDSLLGNPEVRSADVYITSDLRHHPASEAREQALLGRGPALIDVSHWASEWLWLDVAAAQLRDALPGVTVSVSDIRTDPWEFVVTQ; translated from the coding sequence GTGTCAGTTACGGTTCGTGAAGTCAACGCAGTGATCGAGGGGCTCTGGCCCGTCGAGCATGCCGAGCCGTGGGATGCGCCCGGGCTGCTCTCGGGCGACCCGCAGGCCGAGGTCACGAGCATCCGTCTCGCCGTCGACGCCGTCGCCGAGACGGTCGACGAGGCTGTGGCTGCCGGAGACGATTTGTTGCTCGTGCATCATCCGCTTCTGTTGCGCGGGGTGACGACGGTCGCAGAGACCACCTACAAGGGGTCTATGCTCGCGCGGCTGATTCGCGGCGGCTGCGCCCTGGTCGCGGCGCACACGAACGCCGACATCGTCGACAACGGCGTCTCGAGCGTCATCGCACGCAGGCTCGGGCTGGCGAACGAGGTTGCGCTGGTCGCGGGCGCGGTGCCGGGAACCGGCCTGGGCCGGGCGGGCGACCTCGCCGAGCCGGTCACCCTCGGGCGGCTCGCACTGATTCTGGCCGAACTGCTGCCGGCCACGGCCACGGGCATCCGGGTTTCCGGCGGGTACGACACACCGATCTCGCGCGTCGCGCTGTGCGGCGGCGCCGGCGACTCGCTGCTCGGCAACCCCGAGGTGCGGTCGGCCGATGTGTACATCACGTCTGATCTGCGGCACCATCCCGCTTCCGAGGCCCGCGAACAAGCCCTGCTCGGCCGAGGGCCCGCGCTCATCGACGTGTCGCACTGGGCGAGCGAGTGGCTCTGGCTCGACGTCGCAGCAGCCCAGCTGCGGGATGCCCTGCCGGGCGTCACCGTGAGCGTCAGCGACATTCGTACCGACCCCTGGGAGTTCGTCGTCACGCAGTGA
- a CDS encoding NAD(P)-dependent alcohol dehydrogenase, translating to MKALRYVAVGQAPEVVEIPIPKPGPGQVLLKVTAGGVCHSDDFVMGLPEKEYLEQGYPLPMTLGHEGAGIVHELGEGVDSTLKVGDAVAVYGPWGCGRCHNCSMGMENYCTNAAAEGIRPPGLGSQGSMAEYMIVDDARHLVPLDGLDPVKNVSLTDAGLTPYHAIKRSLPKLGAGTFAVVIGTGGLGHVGIQILKALSGATIIALDVSDEKLELATHVGADHVIISDAAAAEKIRDLTNGLGVNAVFDFVGATPTMALAQSIAALDSDVTIVGIGGGSMTLGFGAIAYDAAVRIPYWGSRSELIEVLDLARAGKIDVEIQTYSLDDGPQAYEALAASTIRGRAVIVP from the coding sequence GTGAAAGCACTGCGTTATGTCGCCGTCGGCCAAGCTCCTGAAGTCGTCGAGATTCCGATTCCGAAGCCCGGCCCCGGCCAGGTGCTGTTGAAGGTGACCGCTGGTGGCGTCTGCCACTCCGACGACTTCGTCATGGGGCTGCCCGAGAAGGAGTACCTCGAACAGGGTTATCCGCTGCCGATGACGCTCGGCCACGAGGGTGCCGGCATCGTGCACGAGCTCGGCGAAGGCGTCGACTCGACGCTGAAGGTCGGCGACGCTGTGGCCGTGTACGGGCCGTGGGGGTGCGGTCGGTGTCACAACTGTTCGATGGGTATGGAGAACTACTGCACGAATGCCGCAGCCGAGGGCATCCGCCCGCCCGGCCTCGGCAGCCAGGGCTCGATGGCCGAATACATGATCGTCGACGATGCTCGTCACCTCGTTCCGCTCGACGGGCTCGACCCCGTGAAGAACGTGTCGCTGACGGATGCCGGGCTCACCCCCTACCACGCCATCAAGCGGTCACTGCCGAAACTCGGCGCGGGTACGTTCGCCGTGGTCATCGGTACGGGCGGGCTCGGTCATGTGGGCATCCAGATTCTCAAGGCGCTCTCGGGAGCGACCATCATCGCGCTCGACGTGAGTGACGAAAAGCTCGAGCTGGCGACCCACGTCGGTGCCGATCACGTCATCATCAGCGACGCAGCCGCCGCGGAGAAGATTCGCGACCTGACCAACGGACTCGGCGTGAACGCGGTCTTCGATTTCGTGGGCGCGACCCCCACTATGGCTCTGGCGCAGAGCATCGCCGCGCTGGATTCCGACGTGACCATCGTCGGAATCGGCGGCGGCAGCATGACTCTCGGGTTCGGCGCCATCGCCTACGACGCAGCCGTACGCATTCCCTATTGGGGCTCGCGCAGTGAACTCATCGAAGTGCTCGACCTGGCCCGCGCCGGCAAGATCGACGTCGAGATTCAGACCTACTCCCTCGACGACGGCCCCCAGGCTTACGAGGCCCTCGCCGCCAGCACCATCCGCGGCCGCGCCGTCATCGTGCCCTGA
- a CDS encoding alpha-mannosidase, whose amino-acid sequence MANFATWLFGIAAQEPLEYRRLRRLRSRIYRVVAPVEAEIIRSPEPIPFGSLDRSAFTPAKPGTSWGRTHDCAWIRLTGTIPERILGEPDTVVMLGIRGEALVHDARGGVIDSVSTVFLQGDLPHAGAQYRPMHHVEPDEHGNIELFADVSYNGFLLYAIGRGVYHGAHVATRNDEAFALYYDYLTLLVLARATDDHTLESSLRRALATSYERFAAHDLRGARVALAASLEARSESDFVYSAIGHGHLDMAWLWPLRETHRKAARTYVRAVNTIEEHDGYLYGTSQPQQLFWMKQEQPALYERVKEAVAAKRIELQGSFWVETDTNLAGGEALIRQSLVGRRFLKEEFGLGDEDLRLCWLPDTFGYSGNLPQIISKSGMDWFQTIKLAWNKVTVFPHRSFVWKGIDGSSVLVHMPPEGDYNSRGAADGLLRGLAQYPEKAINTALLVYGSGDGGGGPNEVHLEVTGREHDLRGLPRVEYRSAGDFFRGLETKVDELPHTHTGELYLETHQGTYTTQALIKKHDRIAGRKLHEAEALAAIAGDDSTVVLEPHWRALLLNNFHDILPGSSIARVNREAVEAYEGVETAADTYIGELVDRLPRVVTTTPDAPPSVINLTSFARHDFTQLHGRWYRADVAPYAAAALSPLTPDDTSNFNRLDFTSDTMTNGILTLRFAADGSISSCRDAAGVEHSAGGLNRLTLHRDPYQWPFDAWDIGQKYTSRAPRVLTPSHVSTTIDGPQIIRSQTYTWKHGEIEQRIVLESGSELVRFETRIDWHEKHHMLRADFWPAHYGPVATCEIQFGHIERATTELDAPSTAQFEVCAHKWLATSNESGGFALLNDGKYGHRAKSGLISLNLLRSPTFPDKTADRGSHSFTYAFRPFAPDALTDVIRDGYRLNNPLLTTAGVSFDSVASVDHPGVVIETLKPAEGGRGVIVRLYESLGEPTTTALRTTLEHSRASETDLIERATGPADLDRLEFTPFEIKTILLER is encoded by the coding sequence ATGGCGAACTTCGCAACATGGCTGTTCGGTATCGCTGCGCAAGAGCCGCTGGAGTACCGCAGACTCCGCCGTTTGCGCAGCCGCATCTACCGTGTCGTCGCGCCGGTGGAGGCGGAGATCATCCGCTCGCCCGAGCCGATACCGTTCGGCTCGCTCGACCGCAGCGCCTTCACCCCGGCCAAGCCCGGCACCTCGTGGGGCCGCACCCACGATTGCGCCTGGATCCGACTGACGGGCACGATTCCCGAACGGATACTCGGCGAACCCGACACGGTCGTGATGCTCGGCATTCGCGGCGAGGCCCTCGTGCACGACGCGCGGGGCGGCGTCATCGACTCGGTCAGCACCGTCTTCCTGCAGGGCGACCTGCCGCACGCGGGCGCCCAGTACCGGCCCATGCACCACGTCGAGCCCGACGAGCACGGGAACATCGAACTGTTCGCCGACGTGAGCTATAACGGCTTTCTGCTCTACGCCATCGGACGCGGCGTTTACCACGGCGCTCACGTGGCGACCCGCAACGACGAGGCCTTCGCTCTCTACTACGACTACCTCACGCTGCTGGTGCTGGCCCGGGCGACCGACGACCATACGCTCGAAAGTTCGCTTCGCCGGGCGCTCGCGACCTCGTACGAACGCTTCGCAGCCCACGATCTGCGCGGAGCACGAGTCGCCCTGGCGGCCTCGCTCGAAGCTCGCTCTGAGAGCGACTTCGTCTACAGCGCCATCGGCCACGGCCACCTCGACATGGCCTGGCTCTGGCCGCTGCGCGAAACGCACCGTAAGGCGGCCCGCACGTATGTGCGTGCGGTGAACACGATCGAAGAGCACGACGGCTATCTCTACGGCACCTCTCAGCCGCAGCAGCTGTTCTGGATGAAACAGGAGCAGCCCGCCCTCTACGAGCGAGTGAAAGAAGCGGTCGCGGCGAAACGCATCGAGCTGCAGGGTTCGTTCTGGGTCGAGACCGACACCAATCTCGCGGGCGGCGAGGCGCTCATCCGCCAGTCGCTCGTCGGGCGCCGGTTTCTCAAAGAAGAGTTCGGGCTCGGCGACGAAGACCTGCGGTTGTGCTGGCTGCCCGACACCTTCGGCTACAGCGGAAACCTGCCGCAGATCATCTCCAAGAGCGGCATGGACTGGTTTCAGACCATCAAGCTCGCCTGGAACAAGGTCACCGTCTTTCCGCACCGCAGTTTCGTCTGGAAAGGCATCGACGGCTCGAGCGTGCTCGTGCACATGCCACCGGAGGGTGACTACAACAGCCGCGGCGCGGCCGACGGTCTGCTGCGGGGCCTCGCGCAGTACCCCGAGAAGGCGATCAACACCGCGCTGCTCGTCTACGGCTCCGGCGACGGCGGAGGCGGCCCGAACGAGGTTCATCTTGAGGTGACCGGGCGCGAGCACGACCTGCGCGGGCTGCCGCGTGTCGAATACCGTAGCGCCGGAGACTTCTTTCGCGGTCTCGAGACGAAGGTCGACGAACTCCCCCACACGCACACGGGCGAGCTCTACCTCGAAACGCATCAGGGAACCTACACGACCCAAGCCCTCATCAAGAAGCACGACCGGATCGCCGGCCGCAAGCTGCACGAGGCCGAGGCGCTGGCCGCGATCGCCGGCGACGACAGCACCGTCGTTCTCGAGCCGCACTGGCGTGCGCTGCTGCTGAATAACTTTCACGACATTCTGCCCGGCTCCTCGATCGCCCGCGTGAACCGCGAGGCGGTCGAGGCGTACGAAGGCGTCGAGACGGCCGCCGACACGTATATCGGCGAGCTCGTCGACCGCCTGCCGCGCGTCGTTACCACGACCCCGGATGCTCCACCTTCCGTCATCAATCTGACATCGTTTGCCCGGCACGACTTCACCCAACTGCACGGGCGCTGGTACCGCGCCGACGTCGCTCCGTATGCGGCAGCGGCCCTGTCGCCGTTGACGCCCGACGACACGAGCAACTTCAACCGGCTTGACTTCACCTCCGACACGATGACGAACGGCATTCTCACCCTGCGGTTCGCAGCCGACGGCTCGATCTCCTCGTGCCGCGACGCGGCCGGAGTCGAGCACTCCGCCGGCGGGCTGAACCGGCTCACGCTGCACCGCGATCCCTACCAGTGGCCGTTCGACGCCTGGGACATCGGCCAGAAGTACACCTCGCGCGCGCCGCGCGTGCTCACCCCGAGCCACGTTTCCACCACGATCGACGGACCCCAGATCATCCGGAGCCAGACCTACACCTGGAAGCACGGTGAGATCGAGCAACGCATCGTGCTCGAGAGCGGCAGCGAACTGGTTCGGTTCGAGACCCGAATCGACTGGCACGAGAAGCACCACATGCTGCGTGCCGACTTCTGGCCCGCGCACTATGGGCCCGTTGCCACGTGCGAGATCCAGTTCGGCCACATCGAGCGTGCCACGACCGAGCTCGATGCTCCCTCGACGGCCCAGTTCGAGGTGTGCGCGCACAAGTGGCTGGCCACCTCGAACGAGAGCGGCGGTTTCGCGCTGCTCAACGACGGCAAATACGGGCACCGGGCCAAGAGCGGTCTGATCAGCCTGAACCTGCTGCGCTCCCCCACCTTTCCCGACAAGACCGCCGACCGCGGGTCGCACAGCTTCACCTACGCGTTCCGTCCGTTCGCTCCGGATGCTCTGACCGACGTGATCCGCGACGGATACCGCCTGAACAACCCTCTGCTCACCACGGCCGGTGTCTCGTTCGACAGCGTCGCGTCAGTCGACCACCCGGGCGTCGTCATCGAAACCCTCAAGCCGGCCGAAGGCGGGCGCGGCGTTATCGTGCGCCTGTACGAGAGTCTGGGCGAACCGACGACGACCGCGCTCCGAACTACTCTCGAACACTCCCGGGCGAGCGAGACAGATCTCATCGAGCGAGCCACCGGGCCGGCCGATCTCGACCGCCTCGAGTTCACACCGTTCGAGATCAAGACGATTCTGCTGGAGCGCTGA
- a CDS encoding zinc ribbon domain-containing protein: MKAPVAEQRSLLDLQAADTRLAQLGHKAKTLPQQKRLDELAGQTSEVSHRHAAVRGELEDAELEISRVESDVEVVAARLKRDRDRLQLSSSAKDIQGLEHEITSLEKRRSDLEDIELAVMERLDDINARLAVVTEELGVFTAERDELVVSRDAALAEINHERAGVQVSRDLIAAGVSDELLALYNRQRERYGIGAALLTRGISMGSNVKLHESDLAKIRQAEPDDVVLDPDSSCILVRTEESGL; encoded by the coding sequence ATGAAAGCACCCGTCGCAGAACAGAGGTCGCTGCTCGACCTGCAGGCGGCCGACACCCGCCTCGCCCAGCTCGGCCACAAGGCTAAGACGCTGCCGCAGCAGAAAAGGCTCGACGAGTTGGCCGGGCAGACGTCGGAGGTCTCGCACCGGCACGCCGCCGTGCGCGGTGAGCTCGAAGACGCCGAGCTCGAGATCTCGCGGGTGGAATCCGACGTGGAGGTCGTGGCTGCGCGCCTGAAGCGCGACCGCGACCGACTGCAGTTGAGCTCATCGGCGAAAGACATTCAGGGGCTCGAGCACGAGATCACCTCCCTCGAGAAGCGCCGCTCCGACCTCGAAGACATAGAGTTGGCGGTCATGGAGCGGCTCGACGACATCAACGCGAGACTCGCCGTCGTCACCGAAGAGCTCGGCGTCTTCACGGCCGAGCGCGACGAGTTGGTGGTCTCGCGCGATGCTGCTCTCGCCGAGATCAACCACGAGCGCGCCGGAGTGCAAGTCTCGCGCGACCTCATCGCCGCGGGTGTGAGCGACGAGTTGCTCGCGCTCTACAACCGGCAGCGGGAGCGGTACGGCATCGGCGCCGCACTGCTCACGCGCGGAATCTCGATGGGCAGCAACGTGAAGCTGCACGAATCCGACCTCGCGAAGATTCGCCAGGCCGAGCCCGACGACGTGGTGCTCGACCCTGACAGCAGCTGCATTCTCGTGCGCACGGAGGAGTCGGGGCTGTAG
- a CDS encoding TetR family transcriptional regulator, with amino-acid sequence MSEDRDGRITARPAAAQGTQLYAPLRRAALELFESKGFEATTAEDIALAAGISRRTFFRYFPVREDVLFSDHADYLLLVEERLRSLGAGGGGGGAEPIAIAGAALAPVIDGQLADVDFVVRRSALVRSNRALRDREVLWLREYQQLLGDFLTRQDLGSRSEIYAQIVAAALLAALSQVFERWFRSPSTEDPRALFAELLDEIGESMGDSGPRGQGPGREHPERPGVVVINSGLSANEIAKLIEGAGSRP; translated from the coding sequence ATGAGCGAAGATCGAGACGGCCGCATAACCGCGCGCCCGGCGGCCGCCCAGGGAACGCAGCTCTACGCGCCGCTGAGACGAGCGGCACTGGAGCTGTTCGAGTCGAAAGGTTTCGAGGCGACCACGGCCGAAGACATCGCCCTTGCGGCAGGAATCAGCCGGCGCACGTTCTTTCGTTACTTTCCGGTGCGTGAAGACGTGCTGTTCTCCGATCACGCCGACTATCTGCTTCTGGTCGAAGAGCGCCTGCGATCGCTCGGTGCTGGCGGTGGTGGCGGTGGCGCCGAGCCGATCGCCATCGCTGGAGCGGCTCTCGCACCCGTGATCGACGGTCAGCTGGCCGATGTCGACTTCGTGGTGCGCCGCTCGGCACTGGTGCGCAGCAACCGCGCCCTGCGCGACCGCGAGGTGCTCTGGCTGCGCGAATACCAGCAACTTCTCGGCGACTTCTTGACCCGGCAGGATCTCGGTTCGCGCAGCGAGATCTACGCCCAAATCGTGGCTGCCGCGCTGCTCGCCGCGCTCAGCCAAGTGTTCGAGCGCTGGTTCCGGTCGCCCTCGACCGAAGACCCTCGGGCATTGTTCGCCGAACTGCTCGACGAGATCGGCGAGTCGATGGGCGATTCGGGCCCGCGTGGCCAAGGCCCGGGCCGGGAGCATCCGGAGCGCCCTGGCGTGGTCGTGATCAACTCGGGCCTGTCGGCGAATGAGATAGCCAAGCTCATCGAGGGGGCAGGCTCGCGGCCATAG
- the acs gene encoding acetate--CoA ligase, protein MKDVDVHDIELHDIAVFDNLLHETRTFAPSEAFAAQANVTAEAYARAEADPEGFWREQALQLDWVKPFTEVLDWSGAPTARWFADGTLNVAYNCVDRHVLAGYGDQVAIHWVGEPGDTRDITYATLKDEVSQAANALTALGLVAGDRVVIQLPMIPEAVISMLACARLGLVHSVVFGGFSAAALRARVDDAAARLVITSDGQYRRGTGAPMKANVDEALAGAETVEHVLVVRRVGDPVDMQAGRDLWWHEAVGGQSKEHVPQGFDAEHPLFILYTSGTTGKPKGILHTSGGYLTQAAYTHRAVFDLKPDTDVYWCGADIGWITGHSYIVYGPLANRVTQVMYEGTPNTPHEGRHFEIIERYGVTIYYIAPTLIRTFMKWGRHVPASYDLSTLRVLGSVGEPINPEAWMWYREIIGRGNTPIVDTWWQTETGGIMVAPLPGVTATKPGSAQRALPGISVQIVDENGRRVEPGEGGYLVIDKPWPAMTRGIWGDPERAREVYWERFAEQGYYFAGDGAKYDDDGDIWMLGRVDDVMNISGHRISTMEVESALVSHLAVAEAAVVGAADETTGQAIVAFVILRGSSEDLGISQDEIIAELMKHVSTEIGPIARPKRILVVPELPKTRSGKIMRRLLRDVAENRTIGDVATLADTSAMRIITESLRGGAETEQ, encoded by the coding sequence GTGAAAGACGTCGACGTGCACGACATCGAGCTGCACGACATCGCCGTGTTCGACAATCTGCTGCACGAGACACGCACGTTCGCCCCCAGCGAGGCATTCGCCGCGCAGGCGAACGTGACGGCCGAGGCGTACGCGCGCGCCGAGGCCGACCCCGAGGGCTTCTGGCGAGAGCAGGCCCTGCAGCTCGACTGGGTGAAGCCGTTCACCGAGGTGCTCGACTGGAGTGGAGCACCCACCGCACGGTGGTTCGCCGACGGTACCCTCAACGTCGCCTACAACTGCGTCGACCGGCACGTGCTCGCCGGCTACGGCGACCAGGTCGCGATCCACTGGGTGGGAGAACCCGGTGACACCAGGGACATCACGTACGCCACGCTCAAAGACGAGGTTTCGCAGGCGGCGAACGCTCTGACGGCATTGGGGCTGGTCGCCGGAGACCGGGTGGTCATCCAGTTGCCGATGATTCCCGAGGCGGTCATCTCGATGCTCGCCTGCGCGCGGCTCGGCCTGGTGCACAGCGTCGTGTTCGGCGGGTTCTCGGCCGCCGCCTTGCGCGCCCGGGTCGACGACGCCGCGGCACGCCTGGTGATCACGTCAGACGGGCAGTACCGGCGCGGCACCGGTGCGCCGATGAAAGCGAATGTCGACGAGGCTCTGGCCGGGGCCGAGACGGTGGAGCACGTGCTGGTGGTGCGCCGGGTCGGCGACCCCGTCGACATGCAGGCCGGGCGCGACCTCTGGTGGCACGAAGCGGTGGGCGGACAGTCGAAAGAACACGTGCCGCAAGGCTTCGACGCCGAGCATCCGCTGTTCATTCTGTACACCTCGGGCACGACCGGTAAGCCCAAGGGCATTCTGCACACCAGCGGCGGGTACCTCACGCAGGCCGCCTACACGCACCGTGCCGTGTTCGACCTCAAGCCCGACACCGACGTGTACTGGTGCGGTGCCGACATCGGCTGGATCACCGGCCACAGCTACATCGTCTACGGCCCGCTGGCGAACCGCGTCACCCAGGTCATGTACGAAGGCACGCCGAACACGCCGCACGAGGGCCGGCACTTCGAGATCATCGAACGCTACGGCGTGACCATCTACTACATCGCACCGACCCTCATTCGCACGTTCATGAAGTGGGGCCGCCACGTGCCCGCGTCATACGACCTCTCGACGCTGCGCGTGCTCGGCAGCGTCGGCGAACCGATCAACCCCGAGGCGTGGATGTGGTACCGCGAGATCATCGGCCGGGGCAACACGCCCATCGTCGACACCTGGTGGCAGACCGAGACCGGTGGCATCATGGTCGCTCCGCTGCCGGGCGTCACCGCCACCAAGCCCGGCTCGGCGCAGCGCGCCCTGCCGGGGATTTCGGTGCAGATCGTCGACGAGAACGGCCGCCGCGTCGAGCCGGGCGAGGGCGGCTACCTCGTCATCGACAAGCCGTGGCCCGCGATGACGCGCGGCATCTGGGGCGACCCCGAGCGGGCCCGCGAAGTCTATTGGGAACGGTTCGCCGAGCAGGGGTACTACTTCGCCGGCGACGGTGCCAAGTACGACGACGACGGCGACATCTGGATGCTCGGCCGGGTCGACGACGTCATGAACATCTCCGGGCACCGCATCTCCACCATGGAGGTCGAATCTGCTCTGGTGTCGCACCTCGCCGTCGCAGAGGCGGCCGTCGTCGGGGCGGCGGACGAAACCACGGGCCAGGCCATCGTCGCCTTCGTGATCTTGCGCGGCTCGAGCGAAGATCTCGGCATCAGCCAAGACGAGATCATCGCCGAGCTCATGAAGCACGTCTCGACCGAGATCGGGCCGATCGCCCGGCCCAAACGCATTCTCGTGGTGCCCGAGTTGCCGAAGACCCGCTCCGGCAAGATCATGCGCCGCTTGCTGCGCGACGTCGCGGAGAACCGCACCATCGGCGATGTCGCCACGCTCGCCGACACCTCGGCCATGCGCATCATCACCGAGAGCCTTCGCGGAGGCGCCGAGACAGAGCAGTAA
- a CDS encoding class I SAM-dependent methyltransferase, with the protein MEQFAFDRLRRWPDIEAPNLFASDASDRLILDEASELLDTLQGRDVVVVGDRYGALTLGAAAAHGLSGIRVHQDAYTGELALAANAERFGLAGSFDSHPLDASLVSGARVVLLQLPRSLAELDEVTDLIARHADDDVVVFAGGRIKHLTLAMNDVLGRSFAEVSATRARQKSRVLIARGLARPADAPRYPRVDENAELGLTVVAYGGAFSGTTLDIGTRFLLSFLDQIVPPQATAPPSAAVGQPAPARLTAIDLGCGTGILAAALARQNPDWNVIASDTSAAAVASARGTVAANGVDDRVSVVRDNLLSKQPDDSADVIVCNPPFHVGSSVHTGVALEMFRDAARVLRPGGRLFTVFNSHLAYQADLRRLVGPTRELGRNTKFVVTESVPR; encoded by the coding sequence ATGGAGCAGTTCGCGTTCGACCGGTTACGGCGCTGGCCCGATATCGAGGCGCCGAACCTCTTCGCAAGCGACGCCAGCGACCGCCTCATCCTCGACGAGGCTTCCGAGCTGCTCGACACCCTGCAGGGACGCGACGTCGTCGTGGTCGGCGACCGGTACGGCGCACTCACGCTGGGCGCCGCCGCCGCTCACGGGCTGTCGGGCATCCGCGTTCACCAAGACGCCTACACGGGCGAGCTCGCCCTGGCTGCGAATGCCGAAAGGTTCGGCCTCGCCGGCTCTTTCGACTCGCACCCGCTCGACGCGTCGCTCGTTTCTGGCGCTCGAGTCGTGCTGCTGCAGTTGCCGCGCTCGCTCGCCGAGCTCGACGAGGTGACCGACCTCATCGCGAGGCACGCCGACGACGACGTGGTGGTCTTCGCGGGCGGCCGCATCAAGCACCTCACACTTGCCATGAACGACGTGCTCGGCCGCTCGTTCGCCGAGGTTTCTGCCACACGTGCTCGGCAGAAGTCGCGGGTGCTGATCGCTCGCGGGCTCGCCCGGCCCGCGGATGCTCCGCGGTACCCGCGCGTCGACGAGAACGCAGAGCTGGGCCTGACCGTGGTGGCGTACGGCGGCGCCTTCTCGGGCACGACGCTCGATATCGGCACGCGGTTTCTGCTGTCGTTTCTCGACCAGATCGTGCCGCCGCAGGCGACGGCACCGCCATCGGCCGCCGTGGGGCAGCCGGCACCTGCCCGACTCACTGCCATCGACCTCGGCTGCGGAACGGGCATCCTCGCGGCCGCCCTGGCGCGGCAGAACCCTGACTGGAACGTCATCGCCAGCGACACCTCCGCGGCCGCCGTCGCGTCGGCCCGGGGCACCGTGGCAGCGAACGGCGTGGATGATCGGGTGAGCGTGGTTCGCGACAACCTGCTCTCGAAACAACCCGACGACAGCGCCGACGTGATCGTCTGCAACCCGCCTTTTCACGTGGGCAGTTCCGTGCACACCGGAGTCGCGCTGGAGATGTTCCGCGATGCGGCGCGCGTGCTGCGGCCGGGCGGGCGGCTTTTCACGGTGTTCAACTCGCACCTCGCCTATCAGGCCGATCTGCGCCGGCTGGTCGGGCCGACCCGCGAGCTGGGACGCAACACGAAGTTCGTCGTGACGGAGTCGGTGCCGCGGTGA